Below is a window of Methanobacterium sp. DNA.
GCAAAGAATATGGCCGTTGGCAAGCCAACATAACCTAATCCTACTATACATATTTTAGCTTTTTTCTCAGTTATCTTCTTAGAAAGTTCATTATACATATTTAAACCTCATAAGCTTTCCAATAATCCTATTAGAATCTTCTCAATACTTATTTAAACCCCATTAGCTTTGCAATTATCTCATTTAAAAAGATTCAATAACTATTTAAACCTCATAAGTTTTCCAATTATCCATTTGAAAAGTCCCTTTAGCTATCTTAAACTTCAGGGAGGTAGTTGAAAATTTTTAGTGTTTTAATTGGTTTATACTTTATTCTATAAAAATTGATTTAGCATGGTTAAAATCATCAATATCATCAATTTCTGTCCATTTAAGGCCGTTGGTGAAAACAAAGTCAATCTCTGATTTCTGGCTCAGTTCCACAAAGGCAATATCGTAATATTGTTGGGGGTTTTCTCTGGTAAGGTTGCTTAATATCTTGGCAAATAATTCCACATCATCCCTAGCAACCTTAGATATACCAATGAATTCACCACTTGAAGTGCTTATGTCTATTTGTTTACCCATGTCCTTAATGGTGGAGCCGTCTATGGTGATTTTGAAGGATTCTTGATTTAACTTTTTGTAGTTGTCAATGATCATTGCTGTGGAGTCTGATTCCAGAAGTTTTGTCAATATTTTTTGGTCAAAAACATTGTCGCCATTGATGATTATGAAATCCTTATTTTTTAGTTGTTCTATTGCCAAGAGGGTTGATACTCCAGTGTTGGTTTTGAAGTAATTAGCATTTTCAACTATGGTAAATCTTACATCATATTTCGCGGCGAGTCTTGCACATTCATCAGCCACTTTTTCCTTAAAGTGACCAACAACCACCACATATTCTCGGATACCGTTGTTCAGACAGTTTATGACCATTTTTTCTATTATGGTTTCATGGTCTATTTGGAGTAGTGTTTTAGGCATGTCTTTGGTGAGGGGCATCAGTCTTTCTCCCATGCCTGCGGCTAGTATTACGGCTATCATTATATCATTTTCCCCCAGAGTTCTTGGAAGGCTATTTCTGGTGATTTTTGATGATTCAAAACTGCATCTGCAAATTGGCAGATGTCACATGTTATATTGTTTTCTTGGCACAGCTTTTTTATGGCCATTACTGATTTTTTCCCTTCAAAGAGGATGCTGGAAGATTTTTCATCCACAGTGATCCTCTGACCATACAGTATTCCTAAAGTATGGTTTCTGCTCTGATTACTGGTCGAGGTGAGTACCATGTCTCCCAGTCCACAATAACCATCAACAGTGTCTGGATTTCCACCCAACCCCTTTACGATCTCTTTGGTTTCCTGGAAACTTTTGTTTAGCACTGCGAATCGGGCGTTCTCATTGAGGTTCATTCCCTCACATATTCCATAGGCAATGGCGTTGATGTTTTTAAGGATACTGCACATTTCAGTTCCAACCACATCACTAACCGTGTCAACTAGGAATTCAGGAGTAGTTAACACCTTTTTAACCTTTTCAAGGTTCTTTTGGGTGGTGGATGCTATGGTGGTCACTGTTGGTTGGTTTAAAACAATTTCTGATGCAAAGTTAGGTCCGGAAAGTATTACTGGCTGTTTTCCGGTTTCATCATATATGATCTGGCTCATGGTTTTCCCGGAAGGGTATTCTATTCCCTTAGCAGTGCTTACCAAAACAGTTTCTGGTTTTATTAAGTCTTTAACCTCACAAGCCACCTTGCGTACTGCAGAGGAGGGTACGCAGAAAAAGATTATCTCGGAATCAATGCTAGATTCATATCCATGCTTGGCTCTGATTTTTGGTGAAAGTGGGATGTTGGGAAAGTATTGTAGGTTACGGTGGTTTTTTTGGATGTCCTGGACGACTTCTTTCCTCCGGGCATGTAAAAAGACTTCTTCAACATTGTTTGACACTAGTTGGGCGATTGCCGTTCCCAGACTACCAGCACCAATTACTGAAACTTTTCCAATCATATTATTTTCGCCCTCCACATTAGAATAAGAAAATATGGTTTACTATAAAATTGTTTATAAAAAATGGTTTGATTTTAAAATAAT
It encodes the following:
- a CDS encoding phosphocholine cytidylyltransferase family protein, giving the protein MIAVILAAGMGERLMPLTKDMPKTLLQIDHETIIEKMVINCLNNGIREYVVVVGHFKEKVADECARLAAKYDVRFTIVENANYFKTNTGVSTLLAIEQLKNKDFIIINGDNVFDQKILTKLLESDSTAMIIDNYKKLNQESFKITIDGSTIKDMGKQIDISTSSGEFIGISKVARDDVELFAKILSNLTRENPQQYYDIAFVELSQKSEIDFVFTNGLKWTEIDDIDDFNHAKSIFIE
- a CDS encoding NAD(P)H-dependent glycerol-3-phosphate dehydrogenase, encoding MIGKVSVIGAGSLGTAIAQLVSNNVEEVFLHARRKEVVQDIQKNHRNLQYFPNIPLSPKIRAKHGYESSIDSEIIFFCVPSSAVRKVACEVKDLIKPETVLVSTAKGIEYPSGKTMSQIIYDETGKQPVILSGPNFASEIVLNQPTVTTIASTTQKNLEKVKKVLTTPEFLVDTVSDVVGTEMCSILKNINAIAYGICEGMNLNENARFAVLNKSFQETKEIVKGLGGNPDTVDGYCGLGDMVLTSTSNQSRNHTLGILYGQRITVDEKSSSILFEGKKSVMAIKKLCQENNITCDICQFADAVLNHQKSPEIAFQELWGKMI